The Leptospira brenneri genome includes a window with the following:
- a CDS encoding DMT family transporter → MQFQVILFFCIAVFFNALANILIKSSSLQDHTKTLSGGLWDTIFTVFNPYFIGGLASFGLALLGYRYVLGKGLKLSLAYPVFTSSGFIIVLIASSLFFKERLNLTQWLGIAFILIGVWLTALQMFDVKS, encoded by the coding sequence ATGCAATTCCAGGTCATCCTCTTCTTCTGTATAGCCGTATTCTTCAATGCCTTGGCTAATATTTTAATCAAATCTTCATCCTTACAAGATCATACAAAAACATTGTCAGGTGGTCTTTGGGATACAATCTTTACGGTATTCAATCCTTACTTTATTGGTGGGCTTGCCAGTTTTGGTTTGGCTCTGCTTGGATATCGATATGTTTTGGGTAAAGGTTTGAAACTTTCTCTAGCTTATCCTGTGTTCACTTCTAGTGGTTTTATTATTGTTCTCATTGCTTCGTCTCTCTTCTTTAAAGAAAGGTTAAACTTAACGCAATGGTTAGGGATTGCTTTTATTTTGATCGGTGTTTGGCTTACCGCCTTGCAGATGTTTGATGTTAAGTCTTGA
- a CDS encoding alpha/beta fold hydrolase: protein MHGIETKSDLNREGSNRKMKSKSFQFRNWECAYLDSETPGPVLVFCHANGYSAGCYQYYFQLLSKHYRVIAPDFLGHGRSEFSLEFNNWNVFRDQILALLDHESITKTNIIGHSLGGASSLLAAAKAPDRFEKVLAMDPVILGWKMILLSKFLENPLATGAKKRRSHFKSIELVRRSFKKFPAFANFEPSIFEDYLNSCFESTGNETEVKLCCDPRVEARIFGHAHFHVFKNFYGIKTENHIAIPEKFEVCSPKLANLLTKVNPKSDVTIFPGFTHFFPFERPKETWEWMQRCLGIKEG, encoded by the coding sequence TTGCATGGGATAGAGACAAAATCCGATCTAAATCGGGAAGGGTCAAATAGAAAAATGAAATCAAAATCCTTTCAGTTCAGAAACTGGGAATGTGCCTACTTAGATTCGGAAACTCCGGGTCCCGTTCTCGTTTTCTGTCATGCCAATGGCTATAGTGCCGGTTGTTACCAGTATTACTTTCAATTATTATCAAAACACTACCGTGTGATTGCTCCTGATTTTTTAGGACATGGTCGTTCTGAGTTCAGTTTAGAGTTTAATAATTGGAACGTGTTCCGAGACCAAATTTTGGCTTTACTCGATCACGAATCGATTACCAAAACAAATATCATTGGCCATTCACTCGGCGGAGCCTCTTCTCTTTTGGCAGCAGCAAAAGCACCGGATCGATTTGAAAAAGTCTTAGCGATGGATCCTGTTATCCTAGGTTGGAAGATGATCTTGCTTTCCAAATTTTTAGAGAACCCTCTTGCAACAGGAGCAAAAAAAAGAAGAAGCCATTTTAAATCTATTGAACTTGTTAGGCGGTCATTTAAAAAATTCCCTGCCTTTGCCAACTTTGAACCGTCCATCTTTGAAGATTATCTAAATTCTTGTTTTGAAAGCACAGGTAACGAAACGGAAGTCAAACTTTGTTGCGATCCAAGAGTGGAAGCCAGGATCTTTGGACATGCGCACTTTCATGTATTCAAAAACTTTTATGGAATCAAAACCGAAAACCATATTGCCATTCCCGAAAAGTTCGAAGTTTGTAGCCCAAAACTTGCAAACCTACTCACAAAAGTAAATCCAAAGTCAGATGTTACTATCTTTCCTGGGTTCACACATTTTTTCCCTTTTGAAAGACCAAAAGAAACATGGGAATGGATGCAACGATGTTTGGGGATAAAAGAAGGGTAA